A DNA window from uncultured Methanoregula sp. contains the following coding sequences:
- a CDS encoding 4Fe-4S double cluster binding domain-containing protein codes for MSENIDEQIRALALSLDADYYGVADLAPARDFIHAQGGERASRYPRGIVVGIRLQDSVVDLLPEKDKAGAILYRHTTYDVVNIALDQVALRLANFLQRKGYHAFPVPASKRTDDEHICGILSQKLAAHMAGLGWIGKSCLLVTPDHGPRVRWVTVLTDAPLEPTGSPMEPRCGECTACVDICPVHAFTGRTFSPDEPREARFDAAACDRYYKELEKGGGVAAVCGLCVWVCPHGRKSGKKT; via the coding sequence TGCCCTCTCCCTTGACGCGGATTACTACGGGGTTGCGGATCTCGCCCCGGCCCGCGATTTCATCCATGCCCAGGGCGGGGAGCGGGCCAGCCGGTACCCGCGGGGCATTGTTGTCGGAATCCGATTGCAGGACAGCGTTGTCGACCTCCTTCCGGAGAAAGACAAGGCTGGCGCAATCCTGTACCGCCATACGACCTATGATGTTGTCAATATCGCTCTCGACCAGGTGGCCCTCCGGCTGGCCAATTTCCTCCAGCGGAAGGGCTATCATGCGTTTCCCGTTCCGGCATCAAAGCGGACGGATGACGAACATATCTGCGGGATCCTCTCCCAGAAACTTGCGGCCCACATGGCCGGCCTTGGCTGGATTGGGAAGAGCTGCCTGCTCGTGACACCGGATCATGGCCCGAGGGTCCGGTGGGTGACCGTGCTCACCGATGCACCGCTGGAGCCGACCGGGTCGCCAATGGAGCCCCGGTGCGGGGAATGCACGGCCTGCGTTGATATCTGCCCCGTCCACGCATTTACCGGCAGGACCTTCTCGCCCGACGAACCCCGCGAGGCCCGGTTCGATGCAGCGGCGTGCGACCGCTACTACAAGGAGCTTGAGAAGGGCGGGGGTGTTGCGGCTGTCTGCGGGCTCTGCGTCTGGGTCTGTCCCCACGGGAGAAAATCTGGAAAGAAGACCTAA
- the purE gene encoding 5-(carboxyamino)imidazole ribonucleotide mutase: protein MADVAIISGSASDAAITDKVKKVLDANRISYDAQILSAHRDPDKLDAYVKTSTAKIFIAIAGLSAALPGVIASRTDKPVIGVPVSGTLNGMDALLSIAQMPKGVPVACVGVDNGDNAAWLAIRILNLSKK from the coding sequence ATGGCAGACGTAGCTATTATATCCGGATCCGCCTCCGACGCGGCTATCACTGACAAGGTCAAGAAAGTCCTTGACGCAAACCGCATCTCGTACGATGCACAGATCCTCTCGGCACACCGCGACCCGGACAAGCTCGACGCATATGTCAAGACCAGCACGGCCAAGATCTTCATCGCCATTGCCGGCCTCTCCGCAGCACTGCCCGGCGTCATCGCATCCCGGACCGACAAGCCGGTCATCGGCGTGCCCGTGAGCGGGACGCTGAACGGGATGGATGCCCTCCTCTCGATTGCCCAGATGCCAAAAGGCGTGCCGGTTGCCTGCGTTGGCGTGGACAACGGGGACAATGCCGCATGGCTGGCGATACGGATCCTGAACCTGTCGAAGAAGTGA